The sequence GTCGGGCTGTGCACGACCGACGCCCAGCGCGACGAGCGCTTCTGGACCCAGGTGCTCGGGGCGCGCGTGAGTGACCGCATCGGCGATGCGCCACTGCTGCGGATCGACGAGGTGCATCACAAGGTGGCCATGTTTCCGACGACCCGCTCGGGCGTGCAGCACGTCAACCACCAGGTCGAAAGCGTGGACGACATCATGCGCGCCTGGTACATGCTCCAGAAGAAGGGGGTCAGGATCGCCTTCGGCCCGGGTCGCCACCCGACCTCCGGCGCGCGCTTTCTTTACTTCTACGGACCGGACGGAATGATCTTCGAGTACTCCACCGGCGTGCGCTTGATCACCGCGGAAGAGGAGCAGACCTACCAGCCGCGGCAGTTTCCCCGCGGAAACGAATCGTTCTGCATGTGGGGGGCCGTGCCCGACATCGCAGAGTTTCGCGATCCCGCCTGAGGGGCATCACCTTGAACGCTACTCCAGCCGTTCAGCGCGAACTGCGCATTGCTGCCCGCGCGTTGGCGCGTCACGGCCTGGCACACGCCTATGGCCATTGCAGCGTCCGCCTCGACGAGGGCCACTTCCTGGTGTGTGCCTCGCGGCCGATGGGCCTGATCGGCCCTGGCGAGCCGGGCACCGTCGTACCTGTGACCGGGGCGTTACCGGCAGGTGTGCTGGGCGAGGTTCGATTGCACCAGCAGATCTATCAGCGCCGCGCGCACGTTCATGCCGTGACTCGCACGATGCCGCCCTTGCTCATGGCGCTGGGCACCGCACGCCGCACGCCCCGCACTCGCCATGGGATGGGCGCCTACTTTGGTGCCGGTGCGGCCTTGTGGGACGACCCGCAACTCGTGCGGGACGACGAACGGGCCGCAGCGGTGATCGACGCGATGGGAAGCGCCAATGCGATCGTGATGCGCGGCAATGGCGTGCTGGTCGCGAGCGACTCGCTCGCCAAGGCGGTGGTGCTGACCTGGTATCTCGAGGACGCGGCGCGGATCGAGCTTGCCGTGCTGGCGGCCGGCTTGGAGGACGAATCGGTCGTGCTCGATGCGGCCGAGCGTGACCGGCGAGCCACCGATGCCGGTGGCATTTTCGAACGAATGTGGGAGTACCTCACCGCGGGGGACCCAGAGATCAACTTCCAGGAGGCACAACCGTGATTCTCAATTTCATCAACGGCGAATACCGCGAGGGGCGCGGCGGCCGGAGCTTCGACGACATCAACCCTGTCGACGGCTCGCTCATCGACAAGGTCAGCGAGGCCGGGCGCGAGGACGTGGACGACGCGGTGCGCGCAGCCCGCGAGGCGCTCCATGGCCCTTGGGGCTCCCTCAAGCTCGCGCAACGCTGCGACCTGCTGTATGCGCTTGCCGCGGAGATCGACCGCCGCGCGGAGGACTTCCTTGCCGCTGAAGTGGCGGACACCGGCAAGCCGCGCTCGCTGGCATCGCATCTCGACATTCCGCGAGGCGCGGCGAACTTCCGCGTGTTTGCGGATGTGGTGCGCAATGTGCCGACAGAGAGCTTTGCCAGCCATGCGCCGGATGGCAAGCCCGCGTTGAACTATGCATCGAGACGGCCAAAGGGCGTCGTGGCCGTGGTGTGCCCGTGGAACCTGCCGCTGCTGCTGATGACGTGGAAGGTCGGGCCCGCGCTGGCGTGCGGCAACACCGTCGTCGTCAAGCCTTCGGAGGAGACGCCTGCCACCGCGGCGCTGCTGGGTGAAGTCATGAACGGCGTGGGCATCCCCAAGGGGGTCTACAACGTGGTGCACGGCTTCGGCCCGGACTCCGCTGGCGAATATCTCACCACGCATCCGGACATCGACGCGGTCACATTCACGGGAGAGACGCGCACGGGCGCCGCGATCATGCGGGCGGCTGCGGAAGGCATCAAGCCGGTCTCGATGGAACTCGGCGGCAAGAACGCCGCGGTGGTGTTCGAGGATGCGGACCTGGACGTGACCATCGCCGGCCTGACCCGCTCGGTCTTCGAGAACTCGGGCCAGGTCTGCCTGGGTACCGAGCGGGTGTACGTGCAGCGCCCGGTGTTCGACGCCGTCGTGCAGCGGCTGGCTGCCGCAGCGGCACGCCTGAAGCCGGGCCGGCCCGACGATCCCGAAGCCAATTTCGGGCCCCTTGTCTCGGCGGAGCATCAGGCCAAGGTCCTGGGCTACTACGCCCTGGCGAGGGATGAGGGCGCCTCTGTCGTCCATGGCGGCGGCGTGCCGAAGGTACCGTCTGCGCTCAAGGCTGGCGCCTGGATCGAGCCAACGGTGTGGACGGGCCTGCCCCATGGCTCGCGCGTGGCCAGCGAAGAGATCTTCGGCCCGTGCTGTTGCGTCATCCCGTTCGATCGCGAATCCGAGGCACTCCAGATGGCGAACGACACGCGATACGGCCTGGCCGCGTCCGTCTACACGCAGGACGTCGACCGGGCACATCGCTTCGCGAACGCCTTGAAGGTGGGCGTCGTGTGGGTCAACACATGGTTCCTGCGCGACCTGCGCACGGCCTTCGGCGGCTCCGGCGCATCCGGCATCGGCCGCGAGGGAGGCGTTCACTCGCTCGAGTTCTATACCGAGCTTTCCAACGTTTGCATCAAGTTCAACGGAGCGGCGCAATGAGCGCCGCCCGGCCGCCCGAAGGCGCTCGCCCCCTCCTTCAGGAGGGGGTGTGCGAAAGACACGAAGTGACAAGCCTGGGGGAGGTTCCTTATGAGCACGCGTGACATCGAAGCGGCAGCGGATTCGCTGTGGAGCGCCGCCGTCACCGGCAAGGCAGTCGCGCCTTTGCGGGAGACCTTCCCCGGGTTCGGCCCGCAAGAGGCGTACGCCGTCCAGGAGGTCAACACTCAGCGCAAGCTGCAAGGCGGCGGACGGCTCGTCGGCCGGAAGATCGGCCTCACGGCGAAGGCGGTGCAGAAGCAGCTCGGCGTGGACCAGCCCGACTACGGCATGTTGTTCGCCGACATGGCGATCGCCGACGGCGAGCCGGTGCGCTGGTCCCGGCTGATGCAACCCAAGGTGGAGGCGGAAGTTGCGCTGGTCATGGAGCACGACTTGCTCGAACCCGGCATCTCGATGGCGCAGATGCTGCGGGGCGTCGCCTTCGCGCTGCCCGCGATCGAGATCGTGGGGAGTCGCATTGCCGAATGGAACATCCGCTTCGTCGACACGGTGGCAGACAACGCCTCCAGCGGCTTGTTCGTGCTGGGCAACACCCCGGTGCCTCTGGACGGCCTGGACCTGCGCCTGGCGGGCATGGTCATGGAGCGCAAAGGCGAGCAGGTCAGCCTGGGCGCGGGCGCTGCGTGCCTGGGGCATCCGCTCAATGCGGCCCTGTGGCTGGCCAACAAGATGGCCGAACTGGGGCGCGGCCTGAAGGCCGGTGACGTGGTGCTCACCGGCGCGCTGGGGCCGATGGTTCCCGTCAACGCCGGGGATGTTTTCGAAGCCCGCATCCAGGGCCTTGGTTCGGTACGCGCAGTGTTCGAGGAGCAACAGCAATGAGCCAGCAACGAATCGCAGCTTTGGCGCAGCGGGTGGACGATGCCGCACGCCATGCAAAACCCATCTCGCAGTTCGGGCAGGAGGAAAAGCTGAGCGTCGAGGACGCCTATGAGATTCAGCGCGCTTCAATTGCACAGCGGCTCGCACGCGGCGAGCGGCGCACCGGCATGAAGATGGGATTCACCAGCCGCGCGAAGATGGTTCAGATGGGCGTGCACGACATGATCTGGGGGCGCCTGACCGATGCCATGGCGCAAGAGGATGGCGGCCAGGTGGCACTGAGCCGGTTCGTCCATCCACGCGTCGAGCCCGAACTGGCCTTCCTGCTCGGCAAGCCGCTGCCCGCAGGCGCCAGCCTCGCGCAGGCGCTCGATGCCGTGGTGGCAATTGCCCCGGCGCTCGAGATCATCGACTCCCGCTTCGAGAACTTCCGCTTCTCGCTGGAGGACGTGATTGCCGACAACGCGTCGTCGTCGGGATACGTGATCGGTCCGTGGTGCGACCCGCGGCAGGACTTCAGCAATCTGGGCCTCATCCTGTCGATCGACGGTGCGCCGCGTCAAGTCGGCAGCACCGCGGGGATTCTCGGCAATCCGCTGCGCTCCCTTGTTGCTGCCGCGCGTCTGAGCGCGGGCGCGGACGAGCCGCTGGAGCCGGGGTGGCTGGTGATGGCCGGCGGCGCCACCGCGGCCGAAGCCCTCAAGCCC is a genomic window of Variovorax sp. V213 containing:
- a CDS encoding class II aldolase/adducin family protein encodes the protein MTLNATPAVQRELRIAARALARHGLAHAYGHCSVRLDEGHFLVCASRPMGLIGPGEPGTVVPVTGALPAGVLGEVRLHQQIYQRRAHVHAVTRTMPPLLMALGTARRTPRTRHGMGAYFGAGAALWDDPQLVRDDERAAAVIDAMGSANAIVMRGNGVLVASDSLAKAVVLTWYLEDAARIELAVLAAGLEDESVVLDAAERDRRATDAGGIFERMWEYLTAGDPEINFQEAQP
- a CDS encoding VOC family protein, with the translated sequence MINLLDIRYVRLGTRQRDQADLFAREMLGLERARQEAGASYFRSDSRDHTLVYFDGDPADHTVGFELRTADELDAAAAELSNAGVEVRLGSADECEQRRVRSFIHFRDPTGNKIDLVVGPHHSGRRYFPSRDAGITGFSHVGLCTTDAQRDERFWTQVLGARVSDRIGDAPLLRIDEVHHKVAMFPTTRSGVQHVNHQVESVDDIMRAWYMLQKKGVRIAFGPGRHPTSGARFLYFYGPDGMIFEYSTGVRLITAEEEQTYQPRQFPRGNESFCMWGAVPDIAEFRDPA
- a CDS encoding 2-keto-4-pentenoate hydratase produces the protein MSTRDIEAAADSLWSAAVTGKAVAPLRETFPGFGPQEAYAVQEVNTQRKLQGGGRLVGRKIGLTAKAVQKQLGVDQPDYGMLFADMAIADGEPVRWSRLMQPKVEAEVALVMEHDLLEPGISMAQMLRGVAFALPAIEIVGSRIAEWNIRFVDTVADNASSGLFVLGNTPVPLDGLDLRLAGMVMERKGEQVSLGAGAACLGHPLNAALWLANKMAELGRGLKAGDVVLTGALGPMVPVNAGDVFEARIQGLGSVRAVFEEQQQ
- a CDS encoding 2-hydroxymuconic semialdehyde dehydrogenase, which translates into the protein MILNFINGEYREGRGGRSFDDINPVDGSLIDKVSEAGREDVDDAVRAAREALHGPWGSLKLAQRCDLLYALAAEIDRRAEDFLAAEVADTGKPRSLASHLDIPRGAANFRVFADVVRNVPTESFASHAPDGKPALNYASRRPKGVVAVVCPWNLPLLLMTWKVGPALACGNTVVVKPSEETPATAALLGEVMNGVGIPKGVYNVVHGFGPDSAGEYLTTHPDIDAVTFTGETRTGAAIMRAAAEGIKPVSMELGGKNAAVVFEDADLDVTIAGLTRSVFENSGQVCLGTERVYVQRPVFDAVVQRLAAAAARLKPGRPDDPEANFGPLVSAEHQAKVLGYYALARDEGASVVHGGGVPKVPSALKAGAWIEPTVWTGLPHGSRVASEEIFGPCCCVIPFDRESEALQMANDTRYGLAASVYTQDVDRAHRFANALKVGVVWVNTWFLRDLRTAFGGSGASGIGREGGVHSLEFYTELSNVCIKFNGAAQ
- a CDS encoding 2-keto-4-pentenoate hydratase is translated as MSQQRIAALAQRVDDAARHAKPISQFGQEEKLSVEDAYEIQRASIAQRLARGERRTGMKMGFTSRAKMVQMGVHDMIWGRLTDAMAQEDGGQVALSRFVHPRVEPELAFLLGKPLPAGASLAQALDAVVAIAPALEIIDSRFENFRFSLEDVIADNASSSGYVIGPWCDPRQDFSNLGLILSIDGAPRQVGSTAGILGNPLRSLVAAARLSAGADEPLEPGWLVMAGGATAAEALKPGQHVALEMQGLGRVEFNTTE